The proteins below are encoded in one region of Acidobacteriota bacterium:
- a CDS encoding tetratricopeptide repeat protein, with the protein MKQTLRVLVVSLAVPAAAGTVQAFDPAQTLYRENRAGIAALEKDDPAAALEHFTEAQAHAPDDPRVLYNLGLALARAGKLEEADRAWKRAAQLARGELARDAWYNRGVAALADKNTAAAVDSFARALMIDPTDEEARRNLELALQAAQPQASQGGSQEQPRDQPQKQQGSQQGSSGGKDSKPSSEPRNRQDQGQRDGRQGDQEHDSRSGRQPEAPSPGDDRRQAPTPPQEDRPGPADGRSQAGDRPAEGAGADAERRDEDELAARLLKMLEQNEKSALRRALRRQRRGPHEKREKDW; encoded by the coding sequence ATGAAACAGACCCTCCGGGTCCTCGTCGTGTCTCTGGCCGTGCCGGCCGCCGCCGGCACGGTCCAGGCTTTCGATCCCGCCCAGACTCTCTACCGGGAAAACCGGGCCGGCATCGCCGCCCTCGAAAAGGACGACCCCGCCGCGGCCCTCGAGCACTTCACCGAGGCCCAGGCCCACGCGCCGGACGATCCGCGGGTGCTCTACAACCTGGGACTCGCCCTGGCCCGGGCCGGCAAACTGGAGGAGGCCGACCGGGCCTGGAAGCGGGCCGCCCAACTCGCCCGGGGCGAGCTTGCCCGGGATGCCTGGTACAACCGGGGGGTGGCGGCGCTGGCGGACAAGAACACCGCCGCGGCCGTGGACTCCTTCGCCCGGGCGCTGATGATCGATCCGACCGACGAAGAGGCACGGCGCAACCTGGAACTGGCCCTCCAGGCGGCCCAGCCCCAGGCCTCCCAGGGCGGGTCCCAGGAGCAGCCACGGGACCAGCCGCAAAAACAGCAGGGCTCACAGCAGGGCTCTTCGGGCGGCAAGGACTCGAAGCCGAGCAGCGAGCCCCGGAACCGACAAGACCAGGGGCAGCGGGACGGACGGCAGGGCGACCAGGAACACGACAGCCGCTCCGGCCGGCAGCCGGAGGCCCCGAGCCCCGGTGACGACCGGCGGCAGGCCCCGACCCCACCGCAGGAAGATCGGCCCGGCCCGGCCGATGGCCGGAGCCAGGCCGGCGACCGGCCCGCGGAGGGAGCCGGGGCGGATGCCGAGCGCCGGGATGAGGACGAACTGGCCGCTCGCCTGCTGAAGATGCTCGAGCAGA